A DNA window from Methylobacterium sp. NMS14P contains the following coding sequences:
- a CDS encoding phosphatase PAP2 family protein, protein MRPDRVVHAGREPIVPVRSPARPWLRPLRRHSTGIAAPDPRLWALTLAIIAVDAVWMAASGMAAEPLGFGLAGLAVLVLLLAAACLSTVKSDPPLRGMALASAFLIAFTVPVAVLHFLAAGIGLPFVDPALARIETALGFDWTGHVAFLARHPTLSWWLALAYHSSGPQVGLVVIALSATRRLGRLWTYIRLFAATLLCVIVLAALLPALGPYAHYAPRVVPSEPLETVGALWHLEPVARLRAGTLHTLALGDLRGLATFPSFHVCLALLTAWALAPVPLLGPLAALLNAAVIVATLGSGGHYLPDVLAGGLLAFAALACRARRRGPTADPAARDPAARRIEALDAIETIRPADA, encoded by the coding sequence ATGCGTCCAGACCGGGTCGTTCACGCCGGCCGCGAGCCCATCGTCCCCGTTCGAAGCCCCGCCCGTCCCTGGTTGCGTCCGCTGCGCCGGCACAGCACCGGCATCGCCGCGCCGGACCCGCGTCTCTGGGCACTGACTCTGGCGATCATCGCGGTCGACGCCGTCTGGATGGCGGCGTCCGGCATGGCCGCCGAGCCCCTGGGCTTCGGCCTCGCCGGCCTGGCCGTCCTCGTCCTGCTGCTCGCCGCGGCCTGCCTGAGCACGGTGAAGTCCGACCCGCCCCTGCGCGGCATGGCCCTGGCGAGCGCGTTCCTCATCGCCTTCACGGTGCCGGTGGCGGTCCTGCATTTCCTCGCCGCCGGGATCGGGCTGCCCTTCGTCGATCCCGCGCTGGCCCGCATCGAGACCGCCCTCGGCTTCGACTGGACGGGCCACGTGGCCTTCCTGGCGCGGCATCCGACCCTGTCGTGGTGGCTGGCGCTCGCCTACCATTCCAGCGGCCCGCAGGTTGGGCTCGTGGTGATCGCGCTGAGCGCGACCCGCCGGCTCGGCCGGCTGTGGACCTACATCCGGCTGTTCGCCGCGACGCTGCTGTGCGTGATCGTCCTCGCCGCCCTTCTGCCGGCGCTCGGCCCCTACGCCCACTACGCCCCGCGGGTCGTCCCGTCCGAGCCCCTCGAGACGGTCGGCGCGCTCTGGCACCTGGAGCCGGTGGCGCGGCTGCGGGCCGGCACCCTGCACACGCTGGCGCTGGGCGACCTGCGCGGCCTCGCGACCTTCCCGTCCTTCCACGTCTGCCTCGCGCTCCTGACGGCCTGGGCGCTGGCGCCGGTGCCGCTCCTCGGCCCCCTGGCCGCCCTGCTCAACGCCGCCGTGATCGTCGCGACCCTCGGGTCGGGCGGCCATTACCTGCCGGACGTGCTGGCGGGCGGCCTCCTGGCCTTCGCGGCCCTGGCCTGCCGGGCCCGGCGGCGCGGGCCGACGGCCGATCCGGCCGCGCGCGATCCGGCCGCCCGGAGGATCGAGGCGCTCGACGCGATCGAGACGATCCGGCCCGCCGACGCCTGA
- a CDS encoding MucR family transcriptional regulator, which yields MEDSNPAPHQDPIDFVELTADIVSAYVANNSVPVPDLPSLLSGVHAALAGLGHTTASAEPEFKKATPAQIKKSITPDALISFIDGKPYKTLKRHLTGNGMTIEQYRQRYGLPPDYPTTASNYSAMRAEFARNAGLGHKRRSPAAKRSESADSVAADAGAGTKATKGRKTRKATAEA from the coding sequence ATGGAAGATAGCAATCCTGCACCGCATCAGGACCCGATCGATTTCGTCGAGCTGACCGCCGATATTGTTTCGGCTTATGTCGCCAACAACTCCGTTCCGGTTCCCGACCTCCCGTCGCTCCTGTCCGGCGTTCACGCTGCGCTGGCCGGTCTCGGACACACGACGGCCTCGGCCGAGCCGGAATTCAAGAAGGCGACGCCCGCGCAGATCAAGAAGTCGATCACGCCCGACGCCCTGATCAGCTTCATCGACGGCAAGCCGTACAAGACGCTGAAGCGGCATCTCACCGGCAACGGCATGACGATCGAGCAGTACCGGCAGCGCTACGGGCTGCCGCCGGACTATCCGACGACCGCGTCCAACTACTCGGCGATGCGCGCCGAGTTCGCCCGCAATGCCGGCCTGGGCCACAAGCGCCGCAGCCCGGCCGCCAAGCGGAGCGAGTCCGCGGACTCCGTCGCGGCGGATGCCGGCGCCGGCACGAAGGCCACCAAGGGCCGCAAGACCCGGAAGGCCACCGCGGAGGCGTGA
- a CDS encoding CDP-diacylglycerol diphosphatase, with translation MRGTLVVATLLAFSAMPAAIAANPVRDVLWVALQGCVLAKKAAGRSFPCLAVDLGDAARPGTAVLRAPGQPTHTVVMPTDSVSGIEAPVLQGPRGAAYWRAALAARHYVSDALQGRLPPSAVGLEVNSVGGRSQDQLHIHLDCMRRSVMAALKAHGDAVGESWAPFPVPLEEVPYVAMRVPADAVAAFNPFAALAGVPGWQGRLHDASFAAVEADPGDPRGGMVLLAYREPDASAEYLMDHSCRMAKHGRSG, from the coding sequence ATGCGTGGTACTCTGGTCGTCGCGACCCTTCTCGCCTTCTCGGCGATGCCGGCCGCCATCGCGGCCAACCCGGTCCGCGACGTGCTCTGGGTGGCGCTACAGGGATGCGTGCTCGCCAAGAAGGCCGCGGGCCGGAGCTTTCCCTGCCTCGCGGTCGATCTCGGCGACGCGGCGCGCCCGGGCACGGCGGTGCTGCGCGCGCCGGGCCAGCCCACCCACACGGTGGTGATGCCCACCGACAGCGTCTCGGGCATCGAGGCCCCCGTGCTCCAGGGGCCGCGGGGGGCGGCCTACTGGCGGGCGGCGCTCGCGGCCCGGCACTACGTGTCGGACGCGCTGCAGGGCCGTCTGCCCCCGTCCGCGGTGGGCCTGGAGGTGAATTCCGTGGGCGGCCGCAGCCAGGATCAGCTGCACATCCACCTCGACTGCATGCGCCGGAGCGTCATGGCGGCCCTGAAGGCCCACGGCGACGCCGTCGGCGAGAGCTGGGCCCCGTTCCCGGTGCCGCTCGAGGAGGTGCCCTACGTCGCCATGCGGGTCCCGGCGGACGCGGTGGCGGCGTTCAACCCGTTCGCCGCGCTGGCTGGCGTGCCCGGCTGGCAGGGCCGCCTGCACGACGCGAGCTTCGCGGCGGTGGAGGCGGATCCCGGCGATCCGCGGGGCGGGATGGTCCTGCTGGCCTATCGGGAGCCGGACGCCAGCGCCGAATACCTGATGGATCACAGCTGTCGGATGGCCAAGCACGGCCGGTCCGGCTGA
- a CDS encoding DUF4336 domain-containing protein has translation MPEATYPPLDVLKPVADGVWIVDSGPLRALGIPLPVRMTVVRLGDGALWLHSPTRFDAGLHRAIAALGPIRHLVAPNIAHWTFLKDWQAHCPEALTWAAPNLRERRQVRRSGLRVDRVLEDASPPDWAADLRQLVVPGGFGFREVAFFHGASRTLILTDLVLNLEPAKMPAFLRPFLRLARMTPPHGEPPPYLRLVIKLRRRDAARAAWDLVGLAPERVVFAHGLWFAADGAARLKRSLRWLGTPS, from the coding sequence TTGCCCGAAGCGACCTATCCGCCCCTCGACGTGCTCAAGCCGGTGGCCGACGGCGTCTGGATCGTCGACAGCGGGCCGCTCCGCGCCCTCGGCATTCCCCTGCCGGTCCGGATGACGGTCGTCCGGCTCGGCGACGGAGCGCTCTGGCTGCACTCGCCCACGCGCTTCGACGCGGGCCTGCACCGCGCGATCGCGGCGCTCGGACCGATCCGCCACTTGGTCGCGCCCAACATCGCCCACTGGACCTTCCTGAAGGACTGGCAGGCCCATTGTCCGGAGGCTCTGACCTGGGCAGCCCCCAACCTGCGCGAGCGTCGTCAGGTCCGGCGCTCCGGCCTGCGCGTCGACCGGGTCCTGGAGGACGCGTCCCCACCCGACTGGGCGGCGGACCTGCGCCAACTCGTCGTGCCGGGCGGGTTCGGGTTCCGGGAGGTCGCGTTCTTCCACGGCGCGAGCCGCACCCTGATCCTGACCGACCTCGTCCTCAACCTGGAACCCGCGAAGATGCCGGCGTTCCTGCGGCCGTTCCTGCGCCTCGCCCGCATGACGCCGCCGCACGGCGAGCCGCCCCCCTATCTGCGCCTCGTGATCAAGCTCCGGCGGCGCGACGCCGCGCGGGCGGCCTGGGATCTCGTCGGCCTGGCACCCGAGCGCGTCGTGTTCGCGCACGGCCTCTGGTTCGCGGCGGACGGTGCGGCGCGCCTGAAGCGCTCCCTCCGCTGGCTCGGGACGCCGTCCTGA
- a CDS encoding YgjV family protein: MNAASYLYSWSAAAATHLDLFGSLGLILGFTAGVMPRRTWILAASAACAACFGAHYLTLGALTGTAMCAISVLQSLVSLRCVGAPGRSGWVPPVFAASTLAAACLTVATWNGWPSACAATGSLLATGARLQAAPQTMRQLFLGASLCWAGHNLLVGSVFGLTCDVLTIFGLAIALLRAVPVPPMEPVAPDCARA, translated from the coding sequence ATGAACGCCGCATCTTACCTGTATTCCTGGTCCGCCGCCGCCGCGACGCATCTCGATCTGTTCGGGTCCCTGGGCCTGATCCTGGGCTTTACTGCGGGGGTGATGCCGCGGCGGACCTGGATCCTCGCGGCCTCGGCGGCCTGCGCCGCCTGCTTCGGCGCGCATTACCTCACGCTCGGGGCGCTCACCGGGACGGCGATGTGCGCCATCTCGGTGCTGCAGAGCCTCGTCTCCCTCCGCTGCGTCGGCGCGCCCGGCCGGAGCGGCTGGGTCCCGCCCGTCTTCGCCGCGAGCACCCTGGCGGCGGCGTGCCTGACGGTGGCCACGTGGAACGGGTGGCCGTCGGCCTGCGCGGCGACGGGCTCGCTGCTCGCCACCGGCGCGCGCCTCCAGGCGGCGCCGCAGACGATGCGCCAGCTCTTCCTCGGCGCCTCCCTGTGCTGGGCCGGGCACAATCTCCTGGTCGGCTCGGTCTTCGGATTGACCTGCGATGTGCTGACGATCTTCGGTCTCGCGATCGCGCTGCTGCGCGCCGTCCCGGTCCCGCCGATGGAGCCGGTCGCGCCCGACTGCGCGCGGGCCTGA
- the gntA gene encoding guanitoxin biosynthesis heme-dependent pre-guanitoxin N-hydroxylase GntA has product MQLPTNDDHHPVAARFRDFIQHAPFPCVGAKSALSRGQMKIVVASDITSDRDDARIYPALLAFICRYRAQPSLFQSFAVLFEGPGTLSEEAFEAALWQRVQSLSDTDRCLGQAYDPRVASDPDDPHFSLSLGGQGFFLVGLHPGASRRARRFETPALVFNLHDQFERLRAEGRYERLRAAIVDRDAAWTGTINPMLAQHGESSAARQFSGRAVPDDWACPFRRGEATPTWDAQQVAADLASGAFVMRQMDS; this is encoded by the coding sequence ATGCAGCTTCCCACGAACGACGATCATCATCCCGTCGCCGCACGGTTCCGGGACTTCATCCAGCATGCGCCGTTTCCCTGCGTCGGCGCCAAATCCGCCCTCTCGCGCGGCCAGATGAAGATCGTGGTCGCCAGCGACATCACCTCCGACCGGGACGATGCCCGCATCTACCCGGCCCTGCTCGCCTTCATCTGTCGGTACCGCGCGCAGCCGAGCCTGTTCCAGAGCTTCGCGGTGCTGTTCGAGGGACCGGGCACGCTCTCGGAGGAGGCCTTCGAGGCGGCGCTGTGGCAGCGGGTCCAGTCGCTCTCCGACACCGATCGGTGCCTCGGTCAGGCCTACGATCCCCGCGTCGCCTCCGACCCGGACGACCCGCATTTCTCGCTGAGCCTCGGCGGCCAGGGCTTCTTCCTGGTCGGGCTGCATCCCGGGGCGAGCCGCCGGGCCCGGCGCTTCGAGACGCCCGCCCTGGTGTTCAACCTGCACGACCAGTTCGAGCGGCTGCGCGCGGAGGGCCGCTACGAGCGCCTGCGCGCCGCGATCGTCGACCGCGACGCCGCCTGGACCGGGACGATCAACCCGATGCTCGCCCAGCACGGCGAGAGCTCGGCGGCCCGTCAGTTCAGCGGGCGCGCCGTTCCCGACGACTGGGCCTGCCCGTTCCGCCGCGGGGAGGCGACCCCGACCTGGGACGCCCAGCAGGTCGCCGCCGACCTCGCATCGGGCGCCTTCGTGATGCGCCAGATGGACAGCTGA
- a CDS encoding methyltransferase → MTRSVPIPVPFPEDEEAVLSLARALRETGYTFTTVTPASHAHVNARPRNAEARSLRDVFGWSRPFRADVVPEPILRLMRAAGAVIEDGPLLRPTLRFSSLDGELFAHSAYPPSAADAVFFGPDTMRFAAAVIAHLEGRSRPVRRAVDLGCGSGAAGICVAKRAPGAEVVLVDINPAAMRAARVNARLAGTDGVDVRRSDMLRDVEGQFDLIVSNPPFMIDTAERAYRHGGGPLGAGLSLAVAEQAAGRLAPGGSLVLFTGAAIVDGEDPFRDAVADLCGRAGLDWTYREFDPDEYGEELATDAYDAVERLALVILTATRPVTRP, encoded by the coding sequence ATGACGCGTTCCGTTCCGATACCCGTTCCGTTTCCCGAGGACGAAGAGGCGGTGCTGTCGCTGGCGCGCGCGCTGCGCGAGACCGGCTACACCTTCACCACGGTGACCCCGGCCAGCCATGCGCACGTCAACGCCCGGCCGCGGAACGCCGAGGCCCGGAGCCTGCGCGACGTGTTCGGCTGGAGCCGGCCGTTCCGCGCCGACGTGGTCCCGGAGCCGATCTTGCGCCTGATGCGGGCGGCCGGCGCCGTGATCGAGGACGGCCCGCTGCTGCGGCCGACGCTGCGCTTCTCCAGCCTCGACGGCGAGCTGTTCGCCCATTCCGCGTATCCCCCGAGCGCGGCCGACGCGGTGTTCTTCGGTCCCGACACGATGCGCTTCGCCGCGGCGGTGATCGCGCATCTCGAGGGGCGGTCGCGGCCGGTGCGGCGCGCAGTCGATCTCGGCTGCGGCTCGGGCGCGGCCGGGATCTGCGTCGCCAAGAGGGCGCCGGGCGCCGAGGTGGTGCTCGTGGACATCAACCCGGCGGCCATGCGGGCGGCGCGCGTCAACGCCCGGCTCGCCGGGACCGACGGGGTCGACGTCCGCCGCAGCGACATGCTGCGCGACGTCGAGGGCCAGTTCGACCTCATCGTGTCGAACCCGCCCTTCATGATCGACACGGCGGAGCGGGCCTACCGGCACGGCGGCGGCCCCCTCGGGGCCGGGCTGTCGCTCGCGGTGGCCGAGCAGGCGGCCGGGCGGCTCGCGCCCGGCGGCAGCCTCGTCCTGTTCACCGGCGCGGCGATCGTCGACGGGGAGGACCCGTTCCGCGACGCCGTGGCCGACCTCTGCGGCCGGGCCGGGCTGGACTGGACCTACCGCGAGTTCGACCCGGACGAGTACGGCGAGGAGCTCGCGACCGACGCCTACGACGCGGTCGAGCGGCTCGCCCTCGTCATCCTGACCGCCACGCGCCCGGTGACCCGGCCATGA
- the egtD gene encoding L-histidine N(alpha)-methyltransferase, with the protein MTSSLTDSLTDTFLRDALAGLTAEPKTLPGKYLWDETGSDLFDRICHSSDYYPTAQEMTVLPQVAADVARRVPPGVTVVEFGSGASRKIRTLLDALPDPAAYVAIDISGAYLEAAIRRLAVDYPGIPMIPVCADYSQPVQLPHEAGPGGILGFYPGTSIGNFDPREARLFLERARATLGPSLFLVGADGTADPDRLQRAYGRADGLMAAFHGNILTRLNRELGADFDRENFRHAVRICPDPLRVEAHLVATRPATYRLGGRTIAFAAGESVRTDTSHKYPADAFRALAAESGWQPRALWTGEGGDFNLHLLQAEA; encoded by the coding sequence ATGACCAGCAGCCTGACCGACAGCTTGACCGACACCTTCCTCCGTGACGCCCTCGCGGGCCTGACCGCCGAGCCGAAGACGCTGCCGGGAAAGTATCTCTGGGACGAGACCGGCTCGGACCTGTTCGACAGGATCTGCCACAGCTCCGACTACTACCCGACGGCGCAGGAGATGACCGTCCTGCCGCAGGTCGCCGCCGACGTGGCGCGCCGAGTGCCGCCGGGGGTGACCGTCGTGGAGTTCGGCAGCGGCGCAAGCCGCAAGATCCGCACGCTCCTCGACGCGCTGCCCGACCCGGCGGCCTACGTGGCGATCGACATCTCGGGGGCGTACCTCGAGGCCGCGATCCGGCGGCTGGCCGTCGATTACCCCGGCATCCCGATGATCCCGGTCTGCGCCGACTACTCGCAACCGGTGCAATTGCCGCACGAGGCGGGGCCGGGCGGGATCCTGGGCTTCTATCCGGGAACGAGCATCGGCAACTTCGACCCGCGCGAGGCCCGGCTGTTCCTCGAGCGCGCGCGCGCGACGCTGGGGCCGAGCCTGTTCCTCGTCGGCGCGGACGGCACCGCCGACCCGGACCGCCTGCAGCGCGCCTACGGGCGCGCCGACGGCCTGATGGCCGCGTTCCACGGCAACATCCTGACGCGGCTGAACCGGGAGCTCGGCGCCGACTTCGACCGCGAGAATTTCCGGCACGCCGTCCGGATCTGCCCGGACCCGCTGCGGGTGGAGGCCCACCTCGTCGCGACGCGGCCGGCCACCTACCGGCTGGGCGGCCGGACCATCGCGTTCGCGGCCGGGGAGAGCGTCCGGACCGACACGTCGCACAAGTACCCGGCGGACGCCTTCCGGGCGCTCGCGGCCGAGAGCGGCTGGCAGCCCCGCGCCCTCTGGACGGGCGAGGGCGGAGACTTCAACCTCCACCTGCTGCAGGCGGAGGCCTGA
- a CDS encoding SDR family oxidoreductase: MADLSGKTVLVTAAGQGIGRASALAFARAGARVHATDINADALAALRADNLSTATLDVLDADAVGALVAGIGAVDILFNCAGTVHAGTILEMRDDELDFAIDLNVKAMIRTIRAVLPGMLERRDGAIVNMASVASSVKGVPNRFAYGVTKAAVIGLTKAVAADYVGHNIRCNAICPGTVESPSLQERIRQQGDYEQTRAAFVARQPIGRLGTPEEIADLAVYLAGATYTTGQAVLIDGGWTI, from the coding sequence ATGGCAGATCTTTCCGGAAAGACCGTCCTGGTCACGGCGGCGGGGCAGGGGATCGGGCGCGCCAGCGCGCTCGCCTTCGCCCGCGCCGGGGCGCGGGTCCACGCCACCGACATCAACGCCGACGCCCTGGCGGCGCTGCGCGCCGACAACCTCAGCACCGCGACCCTCGACGTGCTGGACGCGGACGCGGTCGGGGCCCTCGTCGCGGGCATCGGCGCGGTCGACATCCTGTTCAACTGCGCCGGCACCGTGCACGCCGGCACCATCCTGGAGATGCGCGACGACGAGCTCGACTTCGCTATCGACCTCAACGTCAAGGCGATGATCCGCACGATCCGGGCGGTCCTGCCCGGGATGCTGGAGCGCCGCGACGGCGCCATCGTCAACATGGCGTCGGTCGCCTCCTCGGTGAAGGGCGTGCCCAACCGCTTCGCCTACGGGGTGACCAAGGCGGCGGTGATCGGCCTGACCAAGGCGGTGGCCGCCGACTATGTCGGCCACAACATCCGCTGCAACGCCATCTGCCCCGGCACGGTGGAGAGCCCGTCGCTGCAGGAGCGCATCCGCCAGCAGGGCGACTACGAGCAGACCCGCGCGGCCTTCGTCGCGCGCCAGCCGATCGGCCGGCTCGGCACGCCCGAGGAGATCGCCGACCTCGCCGTCTACCTCGCGGGCGCGACCTACACGACCGGCCAGGCCGTCCTGATCGACGGCGGCTGGACGATCTGA
- a CDS encoding DMT family transporter has protein sequence MLFLYGFALLAGIATAIEPGQNAGLAKSLARPLLAGVVSLVVSVAAISIAMLVTGQYGLPATDRLAQVPWWAWLGGLMSAGLTMAQLSVSARIGAATFLGLIVTAGVVTSILLDHYGLVGFKVHEAGLWRVLGGALMIGGVALVARF, from the coding sequence ATGCTCTTCCTCTACGGCTTCGCGCTGCTCGCGGGCATCGCCACCGCGATCGAACCGGGCCAGAACGCGGGCCTCGCCAAGTCCCTCGCGCGGCCGCTGCTCGCCGGCGTGGTGAGCCTCGTCGTCAGCGTCGCGGCGATCTCCATCGCCATGCTGGTGACGGGGCAGTACGGGTTGCCGGCGACGGACCGCCTCGCGCAGGTGCCCTGGTGGGCGTGGCTCGGCGGCCTGATGAGCGCGGGCCTGACGATGGCGCAGCTCTCCGTCTCCGCGCGGATCGGGGCCGCCACCTTCCTCGGGCTGATCGTGACCGCGGGCGTCGTCACGTCGATCCTGCTCGACCATTACGGCCTGGTGGGCTTCAAGGTCCACGAGGCCGGCCTCTGGCGCGTCCTGGGCGGCGCCCTGATGATCGGCGGCGTGGCGCTGGTCGCCCGGTTCTGA
- a CDS encoding DMT family transporter, producing the protein MSKWYLYGIALVAGVANAIEPGQNATLAKVTGQPMLAGLFCFGLAIACFLAAMVVARLRGRTRAEAATPVPWWAWPGGILGAAVVLAQLYISEKVGAAPFLGCVITAGVVGSIILDHHGLVGFARHRAGRWRILGGALMVAGVALVAAF; encoded by the coding sequence TTGTCCAAGTGGTATCTCTACGGCATCGCCCTCGTGGCCGGCGTCGCGAACGCCATCGAGCCGGGCCAGAACGCCACGCTGGCGAAGGTCACGGGGCAGCCGATGCTGGCGGGCCTGTTCTGCTTCGGCCTCGCGATCGCCTGCTTCCTCGCCGCGATGGTCGTCGCCCGGCTGCGCGGCCGGACTCGGGCCGAAGCGGCCACGCCCGTCCCCTGGTGGGCGTGGCCGGGCGGCATCCTCGGGGCCGCGGTCGTCCTGGCGCAGCTCTACATCTCCGAGAAGGTCGGCGCGGCGCCGTTCCTGGGCTGCGTGATCACGGCGGGCGTGGTCGGCTCCATCATCCTCGACCATCACGGCCTCGTGGGCTTCGCGCGCCACCGCGCCGGGCGCTGGCGCATCCTCGGCGGCGCGCTGATGGTCGCGGGCGTCGCCCTCGTGGCGGCGTTCTGA
- a CDS encoding OPT family oligopeptide transporter yields MDAPSPTITPKTQDRQAELTLRGIALGAAITVVFMAANLYMGLKTGMTFSSSIPAAMISMGAFRLMGGAGILENNIVQTQASAAGTLCNVILALPGLVLVGHWHGFPFWQTTAVCMLGGLLGVAFSIPLRRALVSGSDLPYPEGIAAAEVLKTGHEEEGGHGLRDLLGAAAAAGTIGLATTGLRVLGEGLNGAVSLGGAVFRTGTGFSLALVGVGYLVGIGACLALLTGVLIAWGIAVPILTALSPDSGKSAGAAAEAIWSGQVRLMGAGIIAVGGLWTVGSLARPIAGSIRAALSGSGGLGKDHPREERDLPITWVAAATLGLCVPLAILFGFFAGAADLGGLMIMLAVAATLFTVLFGFLMAAACGYLAGLLGSSSSPISGIGILTTMATALLLPLILGHSAGPEGDRFVTGMALLLTSVIITTSSIANDNLQDLKTGQVLGATPWHQQVALILGVGVGAVVIAPLLSLLYEAYGFVGAPAHDGQDAGSAMPAPQAALMTQIANGITHGELPWTMVLIGAGLGVVLVAAETWLKRRGLTFPALTVGIGMYLPLSVEMTIAIGGILGWVAERRLRARVGAKGDAKADKAVGQARRRGVLLASGFLVGESCVGVLLAGTDLLAGHSAAIAVVGKDFAPYATGLGLAVFLAGLAVYLRMVSRPEAAPREA; encoded by the coding sequence ATGGACGCCCCCAGCCCGACGATCACGCCGAAGACGCAGGACCGTCAGGCCGAGCTGACCCTGCGGGGGATCGCGCTCGGCGCGGCCATCACGGTCGTGTTCATGGCCGCCAACCTCTACATGGGCCTGAAGACCGGGATGACGTTCTCGTCCTCGATCCCGGCCGCGATGATCTCGATGGGCGCCTTCCGGCTGATGGGCGGCGCCGGCATCCTCGAGAACAACATCGTGCAGACGCAGGCCTCGGCGGCCGGCACCCTCTGCAACGTCATCCTGGCGCTCCCCGGCCTCGTCCTCGTCGGCCACTGGCACGGTTTCCCGTTCTGGCAGACCACGGCCGTGTGCATGCTGGGCGGCCTGCTCGGCGTCGCCTTCTCGATCCCGCTCCGCCGCGCCCTCGTGTCGGGGAGCGATCTCCCCTATCCCGAGGGCATCGCCGCCGCGGAGGTGCTCAAGACCGGCCACGAGGAAGAGGGCGGCCACGGCCTGCGGGACCTGCTCGGGGCCGCCGCGGCCGCCGGGACGATCGGGCTCGCCACCACGGGGCTGAGGGTCCTGGGCGAGGGCCTCAACGGTGCGGTCAGCCTCGGCGGCGCGGTGTTCCGCACCGGGACCGGCTTCTCGCTGGCGCTGGTCGGCGTCGGCTACCTCGTGGGCATCGGCGCCTGCCTCGCGCTGCTGACCGGCGTCCTGATCGCCTGGGGGATCGCGGTCCCGATCCTCACCGCCCTGTCGCCCGACTCCGGCAAGTCCGCGGGCGCGGCCGCCGAGGCAATCTGGTCCGGGCAGGTGCGCCTCATGGGCGCCGGGATCATCGCGGTGGGCGGGCTCTGGACCGTGGGCTCGCTGGCGCGCCCGATCGCGGGCAGCATCCGCGCCGCCCTGTCGGGCAGCGGCGGTCTCGGCAAGGATCACCCGCGCGAGGAGCGCGACCTGCCGATCACCTGGGTCGCCGCCGCGACGCTGGGCCTGTGCGTGCCGCTCGCGATCCTGTTCGGGTTCTTCGCCGGCGCCGCCGACCTCGGCGGCCTGATGATCATGCTGGCGGTGGCCGCCACCCTGTTCACCGTCCTGTTCGGCTTCCTGATGGCGGCGGCCTGCGGCTACCTCGCGGGCCTGCTGGGCTCCTCGTCGAGCCCGATCTCGGGGATCGGCATCCTGACCACGATGGCGACCGCGCTGCTCCTGCCCCTGATCCTGGGTCACTCCGCCGGGCCCGAGGGCGACCGGTTCGTCACCGGCATGGCGCTGCTGCTGACGTCCGTGATCATCACCACCTCGTCGATCGCCAACGACAACCTGCAGGACCTGAAGACCGGGCAGGTGCTCGGCGCCACGCCCTGGCACCAGCAGGTCGCGCTCATCCTGGGCGTCGGGGTCGGCGCCGTGGTGATCGCCCCGCTCCTGTCGCTGCTCTACGAGGCCTACGGCTTCGTCGGCGCGCCCGCGCATGACGGGCAGGACGCGGGGAGCGCCATGCCGGCACCCCAGGCGGCCCTGATGACCCAGATCGCCAACGGCATCACGCACGGCGAGCTGCCCTGGACCATGGTGCTGATCGGCGCCGGACTCGGTGTGGTGCTGGTCGCCGCGGAGACCTGGCTGAAGCGGCGCGGCCTCACCTTCCCGGCCCTGACGGTCGGGATCGGCATGTACCTGCCGCTCTCGGTGGAGATGACGATCGCCATCGGCGGCATCCTCGGCTGGGTCGCCGAGCGCCGGCTGCGCGCCCGGGTCGGGGCGAAGGGAGACGCGAAGGCCGACAAGGCGGTGGGGCAGGCCCGCCGCCGGGGCGTGCTCCTCGCCTCCGGGTTCCTCGTCGGCGAGAGCTGCGTCGGCGTGCTACTCGCCGGCACCGATCTCCTGGCGGGGCACAGCGCGGCGATCGCCGTCGTCGGCAAGGATTTCGCGCCCTACGCCACCGGGCTCGGCCTCGCGGTGTTCCTGGCGGGGCTCGCCGTCTACCTGCGGATGGTCTCGCGACCGGAAGCGGCCCCGCGGGAGGCGTGA
- a CDS encoding DUF2243 domain-containing protein, with protein sequence MRAADRAAHTRERVFPLSAGILFGLGLGGFFDGIVLHQILQWHHMLSSWYPIDTIPNLELNTRWDGLFHSATYVFVVLGLFILWRAAHRTHLYWSSKLLAGSLLIGWGLFNLVEGLIDHEILGVHHVNERAPPEQWLYWDIGFLLWGGAMLAAGLGLVVVGKGEEASLARSPA encoded by the coding sequence ATGAGAGCGGCTGACAGAGCGGCCCACACCCGGGAACGGGTCTTCCCCCTGAGCGCCGGAATCCTGTTCGGGCTCGGCCTCGGTGGCTTCTTCGACGGGATCGTGCTGCACCAGATCCTGCAATGGCACCACATGCTGAGCAGCTGGTACCCGATCGACACGATCCCGAACCTCGAGTTGAACACCCGCTGGGACGGCCTCTTCCACAGCGCGACCTACGTCTTCGTGGTCCTCGGGCTGTTCATCCTCTGGCGCGCCGCGCACCGCACGCACCTCTACTGGTCCAGCAAGCTGCTCGCCGGGTCGCTCCTGATCGGCTGGGGCCTGTTCAACCTCGTCGAGGGCCTGATCGACCACGAGATCCTCGGCGTGCACCACGTCAACGAGCGGGCGCCGCCGGAGCAGTGGCTCTACTGGGACATCGGCTTCCTGCTCTGGGGTGGGGCCATGCTGGCCGCGGGCCTGGGCCTCGTCGTGGTCGGCAAGGGGGAGGAGGCGTCGCTGGCGCGCTCTCCCGCGTGA